The Bos taurus isolate L1 Dominette 01449 registration number 42190680 breed Hereford chromosome 18, ARS-UCD2.0, whole genome shotgun sequence genome has a window encoding:
- the LOC112442345 gene encoding binder of sperm protein homolog 2-like: MRSPVGWLSLALCLHGLKSDLIFRIPRPFSVFSNYSCIFPFVYDDIVYYSCVSVRSDYAWCSIDEMFQGRWRYCTAKDPPSCTFPFLYRNKYFFKCTKEGYVLSRSWCSLTRDYNKDGKWKQCSPYHL; this comes from the exons ATGAGAAGCCCGGTGGGATGGCTGTCCCTGGCCCTCTGCCTACATGGGCTGAAATCAG acttgaTTTTCCGTATCCCTCGCCCATTCTCAG tgTTTAGTAACTATTCctgtatctttccatttgtgtATGACGACATCGTCTACTACAGCTGCGTCTCCGTCCGCAGTGACTATGCCTGGTGCTCTATTGACGAGATGTTCCAAGGTAGATGGCGGTACTGCACCGCGAAAG ATCCCCCAAGCTGCACCTTCCCTTTCTTGTacagaaataaatacttttttaaatgcaCCAAGGAAGGCTATGTTTTGAGTCGGAGTTGGTGTTCATTGACAAGAGATTATAACAAAGacggaaaatggaaacagtgctCCCCTTACCA TCTATAA
- the LOC100847317 gene encoding binder of sperm protein homolog 1 isoform X1, which translates to MEVRSDVTVPGVGRLKTSPAMCNQIRDARKDKYSPTMETVTHLPEVKEGKCFFPFRYRDGIFHDCVQFRVKHKWCSLNETYQGYWKYCSEEDFAKCVFPFWYRHLIYWGCTEDGDSFGKAWCSLTRNYNKDRVWKYCD; encoded by the exons ATGGAGGTGAGGAGCGATGTGACAGTACCTGGGGTTGGACGTTTGAAAACCTCTCCTGCCATGTGTAATCAAATCAGAGACGCCAGGAAGG ATAAATATTCACCAACTATGG AGACTGTAACTCATCTTCCAGAAGTCAAAG AGGGCAAGTGTTTCTTTCCATTCCGCTATAGAGACGGGATCTTCCATGACTGTGTCCAGTTCAGGGTAAAACACAAGTGGTGTTCCCTGAATGAAACTTACCAAGGATACTGGAAGTACTGTTCTGAAGAAG ACTTTGCAAAATGTGTGTTTCCCTTCTGGTACAGACACCTCATTTACTGGGGATGTACCGAGGACGGGGATTCGTTTGGGAAAGCATGGTGTTCACTGACCCGGAATTATAACAAGGACAGGGTTTGGAAATACTGTGACTGA
- the LOC100847317 gene encoding binder of sperm protein homolog 1 isoform X3, translating into MAKSSEMKICLKLCLSDKYSPTMETVTHLPEVKEGKCFFPFRYRDGIFHDCVQFRVKHKWCSLNETYQGYWKYCSEEDFAKCVFPFWYRHLIYWGCTEDGDSFGKAWCSLTRNYNKDRVWKYCD; encoded by the exons atg gctAAATCTAGTGAAatgaaaatttgtttaaaattgtgTCTTTCAGATAAATATTCACCAACTATGG AGACTGTAACTCATCTTCCAGAAGTCAAAG AGGGCAAGTGTTTCTTTCCATTCCGCTATAGAGACGGGATCTTCCATGACTGTGTCCAGTTCAGGGTAAAACACAAGTGGTGTTCCCTGAATGAAACTTACCAAGGATACTGGAAGTACTGTTCTGAAGAAG ACTTTGCAAAATGTGTGTTTCCCTTCTGGTACAGACACCTCATTTACTGGGGATGTACCGAGGACGGGGATTCGTTTGGGAAAGCATGGTGTTCACTGACCCGGAATTATAACAAGGACAGGGTTTGGAAATACTGTGACTGA
- the LOC100847317 gene encoding binder of sperm protein homolog 1 isoform X2: MALPVGLLSVSVYWLHSVAGLQHGDKYSPTMETVTHLPEVKEGKCFFPFRYRDGIFHDCVQFRVKHKWCSLNETYQGYWKYCSEEDFAKCVFPFWYRHLIYWGCTEDGDSFGKAWCSLTRNYNKDRVWKYCD, translated from the exons atggccctgcccgtGGGGCTTCTGTCGGTCTCGGTCTACTGGCTCCACAGCGTGGCTGGTCTCCAACATGGAG ATAAATATTCACCAACTATGG AGACTGTAACTCATCTTCCAGAAGTCAAAG AGGGCAAGTGTTTCTTTCCATTCCGCTATAGAGACGGGATCTTCCATGACTGTGTCCAGTTCAGGGTAAAACACAAGTGGTGTTCCCTGAATGAAACTTACCAAGGATACTGGAAGTACTGTTCTGAAGAAG ACTTTGCAAAATGTGTGTTTCCCTTCTGGTACAGACACCTCATTTACTGGGGATGTACCGAGGACGGGGATTCGTTTGGGAAAGCATGGTGTTCACTGACCCGGAATTATAACAAGGACAGGGTTTGGAAATACTGTGACTGA
- the LOC100847317 gene encoding binder of sperm protein homolog 1 isoform X4: protein MEVRSDVTVPGVGRLKTSPAMCNQIRDARKDKYSPTMETVTHLPEVKEGKCFFPFRYRDGIFHDCVQFRVKHKWCSLNETYQGYWKYCSEEDTSFTGDVPRTGIRLGKHGVH, encoded by the exons ATGGAGGTGAGGAGCGATGTGACAGTACCTGGGGTTGGACGTTTGAAAACCTCTCCTGCCATGTGTAATCAAATCAGAGACGCCAGGAAGG ATAAATATTCACCAACTATGG AGACTGTAACTCATCTTCCAGAAGTCAAAG AGGGCAAGTGTTTCTTTCCATTCCGCTATAGAGACGGGATCTTCCATGACTGTGTCCAGTTCAGGGTAAAACACAAGTGGTGTTCCCTGAATGAAACTTACCAAGGATACTGGAAGTACTGTTCTGAAGAAG ACACCTCATTTACTGGGGATGTACCGAGGACGGGGATTCGTTTGGGAAAGCATGGTGTTCACTGA